One Choloepus didactylus isolate mChoDid1 chromosome 8, mChoDid1.pri, whole genome shotgun sequence DNA window includes the following coding sequences:
- the LOC119543321 gene encoding uncharacterized protein LOC119543321 isoform X2, whose amino-acid sequence MSSQLKPDPVAMHPKKLITFPPPRPETPQTPQSHLKPECLIPPMKKMRMTSNFGLSCHHRHSARSTARGLVPTWGQIKALTGQAENLVIQQGVVTPLHNVHCYFSRVILPVIKLLFRGIQQVRIELATLRLKNKKGGDAGSQFSTRHSPWAFSTCCGDCSARRSIEWHL is encoded by the exons ATGTCCAGTCAACTGAAACCGGACCCAGTTGCCATGCACCCAAAGAAATTGATCACCTTCCCTCCTCCAAGGCCAGAGACTCCACAAACACCTCAGAGTCATCTGAAACCAGAGTGTCTGATCCCTCCAATGAAGAAAATGCGAATGACTTCTAATTTTGGGCTTTCGTGTCATCATAGACATTCTGCGCGGTCAACCGCAAGAGGGCTTGTTCCCACCTGGGGTCAGATAAAGGCTTTGACTGGGCAAGCAGAAAACTTGGTCATTCAACAGGGAGTAGTCACCCCCCTCCACAATGTTCATTGCTATTTTAGCCGTGTTATCCTGCCAG TCATCAAGCTCCTCTTCCGAGGAATCCAGCAGGTCCGCATCGAGCTCGCAACCTTacgactaaaaaataaaaaggggggagatgcgggcagccaattcagcacccgGCACAGTCcttgggccttcagtacatgttGTGGTGACTGTTCCGCAAGGCGGAGCATCGAGTGGCACCTATGA
- the LOC119543321 gene encoding endogenous retrovirus group K member 13-1 Env polyprotein-like isoform X1 — protein sequence MLYENNVYTISCMSCLLTNSISNIGHNATILVLKQPPFVMLPVKTDGPWYDSPGLQALQEVNYALKRQKRIIGAIIVGITALISIIGAVVAVTTALVQEVHTARYVDALSRNVMLALAAQENIDKKLEAKVNTLEEAVETLGNQLLGLRVRLLLRCHIEYQWICVTPKEYNESLHAWHKIQMHLQGVWNNSDISLDLSTLHKEIQDIPQSDSALLPSSAVASDFLSQITSHISNSSLVFTLYSYIGIAVLVLILLIFLPIVIKLLFRGIQQVRIELATLRLKNKKGGDAGSQFSTRHSPWAFSTCCGDCSARRSIEWHL from the coding sequence ATGCTAtatgaaaataatgtatatacaatTTCTTGCATGAGTTGTCTCCTTACTAATAGCATAAGTAATATTGGTCATAATGCAACAATTTTAGTTTTAAAGCAGCCACCTTTTGTCATGTTACCTGTAAAGACTGATGGACCTTGGTATGACAGCCCAGGCCTCCAGGCATTACAGGAAGTTAATTATGCACTCAAACGTCAAAAAAGAATTATTGGAGCAATAATTGTAGGTATCACAGCTTTAATTAGCATTATAGGGGCGGTTGTGGCCGTGACCACTGCCCTAGTTCAGGAAGTTCACACCGCCCGATATGTAGATGCTTTATCAAGAAATGTGATGTTAGCACTAGCCGCAcaggaaaatatagataaaaagcTTGAAGCTAAAGTAAACACATTAGAAGAAGCAGTTGAAACCTTGGGTAATCAGCTTCTTGGCCTGAGGGTAAGATTATTACTTAGATGTCATATTGAATATCAATGGATTTGTGTTACGCCTAAAGAATATAATGAATCTTTGCATGCTTGGCATAAGATACAAATGCATCTGCAAGGAGTTTGGAACAATAGTGATATAAGTTTAGATCTTTCAACCTTGCATAAAGAAATTCAAGATATACCACAGTCAGACTCTGCTTTGTTACCTTCCTCTGCAGTGGCCtctgattttctctctcagataACTTCACATATCTCTAATTCTTCATTAGTCTTTACTCTATATTCTTATATAGGAATTGCTGTGCTTGTTCTAATcttattaatttttcttcctaTAGTCATCAAGCTCCTCTTCCGAGGAATCCAGCAGGTCCGCATCGAGCTCGCAACCTTacgactaaaaaataaaaaggggggagatgcgggcagccaattcagcacccgGCACAGTCcttgggccttcagtacatgttGTGGTGACTGTTCCGCAAGGCGGAGCATCGAGTGGCACCTATGA